From Neobacillus sp. PS2-9, the proteins below share one genomic window:
- a CDS encoding nucleoside-diphosphate sugar epimerase/dehydratase, whose translation MTYNQRLPLFVCIDSCIVLTAIFISYFLVNATLDVITFPAVFSSIVILLSHHYLSFQSKLYKKAWVYASVGELISIIKVETFTIFIAALVQQLMFHETFTRLLIVTWLLNLTFIGGSRFCWRAFQDAFLHKKNNQKKILIVGAGSAGIMVARQLNRKNDSNLLPVGFIDDDQKKHKLDILGIPVLGGVSKIEEIVKKLKIENIVIAIPSLNKKQLNKIFMECAKTNAKTQILPLLEDLMTGKVSVNQFRDVQVEDLLGREPVELDINTISQNITNNVILVTGAGGSIGSEICRQIAKFQPRQLVLLGHGENSIYTIEMELKENYKNNKIEFVPVIADLQDEKKMMAVMSTYQPDVVYHAAAHKHVPLMEKNPEEAVKNNIIGTLNAAKAASWNGIKTFVMISTDKAVNPTSVMGATKRLAEMVIQNMNKESATKFVAVRFGNVLGSRGSVIPLFKNQIEKGGPITVTHPDMVRYFMTIPEASRLVLQAGALARGGEIFVLDMGDPVKIVDLAKNLIKLSGNSLDDIGIEYTGMRPGEKLFEELLKEEEVEEHQIYPKIYIGKTSELYMREIEELISIYGKLEKQELRKRVLDIANHRIKEMTIMKVPI comes from the coding sequence ATGACCTATAATCAAAGATTACCACTCTTTGTCTGTATAGATTCTTGTATAGTACTTACTGCTATTTTTATTAGTTACTTTCTTGTAAACGCGACATTAGATGTAATTACCTTCCCAGCTGTGTTTAGCTCCATAGTTATATTACTAAGCCATCATTACCTATCCTTTCAATCCAAGTTATATAAAAAAGCTTGGGTGTATGCGAGTGTAGGAGAATTAATAAGCATCATAAAAGTAGAAACGTTTACCATTTTTATTGCAGCCCTGGTTCAACAGCTTATGTTTCATGAAACCTTTACAAGACTATTAATTGTAACTTGGCTGCTAAACTTGACTTTTATTGGTGGGTCTCGCTTTTGTTGGCGCGCTTTTCAGGATGCTTTCTTGCATAAAAAAAATAATCAAAAGAAAATCCTCATTGTTGGTGCAGGTTCAGCCGGAATAATGGTTGCCAGACAACTTAACAGGAAAAATGATTCGAACTTATTGCCTGTGGGCTTTATTGATGATGATCAGAAGAAGCATAAACTTGATATTTTAGGAATCCCTGTCTTGGGTGGAGTTTCAAAAATTGAAGAAATCGTTAAGAAACTTAAGATTGAAAATATTGTGATTGCCATTCCATCGCTTAATAAGAAGCAATTAAATAAGATCTTTATGGAGTGCGCTAAGACGAATGCAAAAACACAAATCCTCCCATTGCTCGAGGATTTAATGACGGGGAAGGTTTCAGTTAATCAATTTCGCGATGTACAAGTGGAAGATTTATTAGGCAGAGAACCAGTTGAATTAGATATAAATACAATCTCTCAAAATATTACAAATAACGTTATTTTGGTTACAGGAGCAGGTGGTTCAATTGGATCGGAAATATGCCGCCAAATCGCAAAATTCCAACCAAGACAGTTGGTCCTGCTTGGTCATGGTGAGAATAGCATTTATACCATCGAAATGGAATTAAAAGAAAACTATAAAAACAATAAGATAGAGTTCGTACCAGTTATAGCTGACTTACAGGATGAAAAGAAAATGATGGCTGTGATGAGTACCTATCAACCGGATGTTGTCTATCATGCTGCTGCCCACAAACATGTCCCTCTTATGGAAAAAAACCCGGAAGAGGCAGTGAAAAATAACATCATTGGTACGTTAAATGCAGCAAAAGCAGCTAGCTGGAATGGGATAAAGACATTCGTGATGATTTCTACTGACAAGGCAGTTAACCCAACAAGTGTAATGGGGGCAACAAAAAGGTTGGCCGAAATGGTTATCCAAAATATGAATAAAGAAAGTGCTACTAAATTCGTTGCTGTACGTTTTGGAAATGTATTAGGAAGTAGAGGAAGTGTTATTCCGCTCTTTAAAAATCAAATTGAAAAAGGTGGTCCCATTACCGTTACACACCCTGATATGGTTCGTTATTTTATGACAATTCCAGAAGCATCGAGGTTGGTATTACAGGCCGGTGCTCTAGCAAGAGGAGGAGAAATTTTCGTTTTAGACATGGGGGACCCTGTGAAAATTGTAGATTTGGCTAAGAATTTAATAAAACTCTCAGGTAATTCACTTGATGATATTGGAATTGAATACACAGGTATGAGACCTGGTGAAAAATTATTTGAAGAATTATTAAAAGAAGAAGAAGTGGAAGAGCACCAAATCTATCCAAAAATCTATATTGGAAAAACATCTGAGCTATATATGAGGGAAATAGAGGAGCTTATTTCAATCTATGGAAAATTAGAAAAGCAAGAATTAAGAAAACGAGTTTTAGATATTGCTAATCATAGGATCAAGGAAATGACGATTATGAAAGTACCTATTTAG